The proteins below come from a single Oscillatoria salina IIICB1 genomic window:
- a CDS encoding glutathione S-transferase: MLRLYDFLPSGNCYKVRLLLHQLEVDFELVEVNILTGESRTPEFLSKNPNGRVPVLEIESGKFLAESNAILYYLSVGTDFLPSDRLKTAQVMQWLFFEQYSHEPYIATSRFWISILGAKEKYNQQLQEKQAPGYAA; this comes from the coding sequence ATGCTGCGACTCTACGATTTTTTACCTTCGGGAAATTGTTATAAAGTGCGTTTGTTATTGCATCAACTAGAGGTTGATTTTGAGTTAGTTGAGGTTAATATTTTAACAGGTGAAAGTCGCACACCAGAATTTCTAAGCAAAAATCCGAATGGACGGGTTCCGGTTTTGGAAATTGAATCGGGTAAGTTTTTAGCCGAGTCAAATGCAATTTTATATTATTTGAGTGTAGGAACTGATTTTTTACCGAGCGATCGCTTAAAAACTGCTCAAGTGATGCAATGGTTGTTCTTTGAACAGTATAGTCACGAACCCTACATCGCTACGTCTCGCTTTTGGATCTCGATTTTAGGTGCAAAAGAAAAGTATAACCAACAGTTGCAAGAAAAACAAGCCCCAGGCTATGCTGCT